A part of Nitrososphaerota archaeon genomic DNA contains:
- a CDS encoding nucleotidyltransferase family protein, with amino-acid sequence MKSLILAGGMGKRLRPLTYEKPKPLIEVAGKPILVWQIEWLKKYNVNEVILCVGYQKEKIIEFIGSGTKFGIKVGYTVEDEPLGTGGGIKNAEALLRNEDKILVLNGDIITDLNPLKLIEEVNNEVGAIAVTPLRSPYGIVDVDEKGYAKYFKEKPLIENYWINAGIYCFTSKIFDYLPEKGDIEVFTFPRLANERKLKVVKYKDIIWKSIDTHKDIEEIEKELTLTKV; translated from the coding sequence TTGAAGAGTTTAATTTTAGCAGGTGGAATGGGTAAAAGATTAAGGCCATTAACTTATGAAAAGCCAAAACCTTTAATAGAAGTTGCTGGAAAACCAATATTAGTTTGGCAAATAGAATGGTTAAAAAAATATAATGTAAATGAAGTAATTTTATGTGTTGGATATCAAAAAGAAAAAATTATAGAATTCATTGGAAGTGGTACGAAGTTTGGAATAAAAGTAGGCTATACTGTAGAAGATGAACCATTAGGAACAGGTGGTGGAATAAAAAATGCTGAAGCATTATTAAGAAATGAAGATAAAATTTTAGTATTAAATGGAGATATAATTACTGATTTAAATCCTTTAAAATTAATCGAGGAAGTTAATAATGAAGTTGGTGCTATTGCTGTCACACCACTTAGATCACCTTATGGAATTGTGGACGTAGATGAAAAAGGATACGCTAAGTATTTTAAAGAGAAGCCATTAATAGAAAATTATTGGATAAACGCTGGAATTTATTGTTTTACTTCGAAAATATTTGATTATTTGCCTGAAAAAGGAGATATAGAAGTATTTACTTTTCCAAGATTAGCAAATGAAAGAAAATTAAAAGTAGTTAAATATAAAGATATTATTTGGAAATCGATAGATACTCATAAAGATATTGAAGAAATTGAGAAAGAGTTAACTCTAACAAAGGTTTAA
- the trxA gene encoding thioredoxin, producing the protein MKDEEDIEIEKIRYKKMRELLFKNIKEEILNNPIEINNENFNENLQKYNNLIIDFWAEWCAPCKAIAPIIEELAKEYAGKIIFGKINVDENREITAKFFIMSIPTLIFFKNGKEVNRIIGLVPKEIINKEIEKIYGKL; encoded by the coding sequence ATGAAGGATGAAGAAGATATAGAAATAGAAAAGATACGTTACAAGAAGATGCGCGAATTATTATTTAAAAATATTAAAGAAGAAATATTGAATAATCCTATTGAAATAAATAATGAAAATTTTAATGAAAATCTTCAAAAATATAATAATTTAATAATAGATTTTTGGGCTGAATGGTGTGCACCTTGTAAAGCAATAGCTCCGATTATAGAAGAATTAGCTAAAGAATATGCAGGAAAAATTATTTTTGGAAAAATTAATGTTGATGAAAATCGAGAAATAACAGCAAAATTTTTTATTATGAGTATCCCTACATTAATATTTTTTAAAAATGGAAAAGAAGTAAATAGAATAATAGGTTTAGTTCCAAAAGAAATTATAAATAAAGAAATTGAAAAAATATATGGAAAATTATAA
- a CDS encoding KaiC domain-containing protein gives MEIERLSTGIEMLDKMLSGGIPRGFFVAATGEPGTGKTIFCISFIAQGIKEGDKCIYVTTEESRNSIIIQAKQFNIDFEKAINDKKLIIIDALMGLEDKWSLKSLEIEELVNKIIEAKKELGYGRARVVIDSLSAFWLDKPAMARRYSYFIKKVLSKWDFTVLATSQYAISTSEAFGFGVEHIADGIIRFHRAVRNGILRRYLLIEKMRQTPHSLYLHEISIENGKGLRILEKSQERKEDISLPKPVLNKIIEAKKKKEEKIS, from the coding sequence ATGGAAATCGAAAGGCTTTCAACAGGCATCGAAATGCTTGATAAAATGCTTTCTGGAGGAATACCTAGAGGTTTTTTTGTAGCTGCTACCGGAGAACCTGGTACAGGTAAAACAATTTTTTGTATTTCATTTATTGCTCAAGGGATTAAAGAAGGAGATAAATGTATATATGTTACTACTGAAGAAAGTCGTAATAGTATTATAATACAAGCAAAACAATTTAACATAGATTTTGAAAAAGCAATTAATGATAAAAAATTAATAATAATAGATGCTTTAATGGGACTTGAAGATAAATGGTCTTTAAAAAGTTTAGAAATAGAAGAACTTGTAAATAAAATAATTGAAGCGAAGAAGGAACTTGGATATGGAAGAGCAAGAGTTGTAATAGATTCACTTTCTGCATTTTGGCTTGATAAACCAGCTATGGCTAGAAGATATTCTTATTTCATTAAAAAAGTTCTTTCAAAATGGGATTTTACGGTTTTAGCAACTTCACAATATGCCATAAGCACATCAGAAGCTTTTGGATTCGGTGTTGAACATATAGCTGATGGGATAATTAGATTTCATAGAGCTGTTAGAAATGGTATATTGAGAAGATATTTACTTATAGAAAAAATGAGGCAAACTCCCCATAGTCTTTATTTACATGAAATAAGTATAGAAAATGGAAAAGGTTTAAGAATTTTAGAAAAGTCTCAAGAAAGAAAAGAAGATATTTCTCTTCCTAAACCTGTTTTAAATAAAATAATTGAAGCAAAAAAGAAGAAGGAAGAGAAAATTTCTTAA
- a CDS encoding ABC transporter ATP-binding protein — MSSIAVELKNVVKIYKLAPGVEIEALKGVNLKINRGEYISIMGPSGSGKTTLLNIIGTMDKPTFGKVIIDGIDVTNMSEKELTDFRCNKIGYLFQFFNLIPTLNALENVMLPMILSGKYTEKEAQERAIKLLQLVGIGEKIFKNRPIQMSGGERQRVALARALANEPAIILMDEPTGSLDTATGARVMKLTKILNEYLGQTFIVVTHNPSVAMIANKMFYIRDGKIFENPPKELLSFDIAMDKKEEYSLILSQLKILRHSIYLLEERLRRGDINYNSYNETKKKIAEQIDRIEAFLKGSK, encoded by the coding sequence ATGAGTAGCATAGCAGTTGAATTAAAGAATGTAGTTAAAATATATAAACTTGCTCCAGGAGTAGAAATAGAAGCTCTTAAAGGAGTTAATTTAAAAATAAATAGAGGAGAATATATTTCTATAATGGGACCATCTGGAAGTGGAAAAACAACTTTGCTAAATATAATTGGAACAATGGATAAACCTACTTTTGGGAAAGTAATAATAGATGGAATAGATGTTACAAATATGAGTGAAAAAGAATTAACAGATTTCAGATGCAATAAAATTGGATATTTATTTCAATTCTTTAATTTAATCCCAACTTTAAATGCTTTAGAAAATGTTATGCTTCCAATGATTCTTTCAGGAAAATATACTGAAAAAGAAGCACAAGAGAGAGCTATAAAATTACTTCAACTTGTAGGTATAGGAGAAAAAATATTTAAAAATAGACCAATACAAATGAGTGGAGGGGAAAGACAAAGAGTTGCATTAGCAAGAGCTTTAGCAAATGAACCTGCAATAATTTTAATGGACGAACCAACAGGCTCTTTAGATACTGCTACTGGAGCAAGAGTCATGAAGCTTACAAAAATTCTTAATGAATATCTTGGTCAAACATTCATAGTTGTTACACATAATCCATCAGTCGCTATGATTGCAAATAAAATGTTCTATATTAGAGATGGAAAAATATTTGAAAATCCTCCTAAAGAATTACTTAGTTTTGATATAGCAATGGATAAAAAAGAAGAATATAGTTTAATTTTATCTCAATTAAAAATACTTAGGCATTCAATATACCTACTTGAAGAAAGGTTAAGAAGAGGGGACATTAATTATAATTCTTATAATGAAACAAAAAAGAAAATAGCTGAACAAATTGATAGAATTGAAGCTTTCTTAAAAGGAAGTAAATAA
- a CDS encoding FtsX-like permease family protein gives MSLIAQLRIIRHFLKLSERDIAARKGRAILTILGITIGIATLVSLMSIGLGMRQQIEEQLNELLGAGMMLQGSSIADVPEVILENVKSINYVSDAYPVIIMIGQIKTGACVFLGVPAEQIRNYLTGLEILEGRGFYPEEENVIVIQRMVSERLNLHPGDFMTIDIENVGKRTFKIVGVFDVGTVVVAGQIGIIATNIKTAQKVLGREGYVSSIIVRVSDRSKVDYIEKVLKEMYPGARITKQEEILKRINSIMDIINGVLLAIASISLLVAGLSIMNTIMMVVRERTREIGTLRAIGAKRWHVLAIFLSEAGILSLLGGIFGCILGIIGVYFIREFIQQLIRIQLLIVISPTILAYGIIIAITIGLLAGFQPSWKGANIRPIEALRYE, from the coding sequence ATGTCTTTAATTGCACAATTACGCATAATACGTCATTTCTTAAAATTATCTGAAAGAGACATAGCTGCTAGAAAAGGCAGGGCTATTTTAACAATTCTTGGAATAACTATTGGAATTGCAACTTTAGTTTCATTAATGTCTATTGGACTTGGAATGAGGCAACAAATAGAAGAACAATTGAATGAATTGCTTGGAGCTGGAATGATGCTTCAAGGAAGTTCAATTGCAGATGTTCCAGAAGTAATATTAGAAAATGTTAAAAGCATAAATTACGTATCAGATGCATATCCTGTAATTATAATGATTGGCCAAATAAAAACTGGAGCATGCGTTTTTTTAGGAGTGCCAGCTGAACAAATAAGGAATTATTTAACTGGATTAGAGATTTTAGAAGGAAGAGGATTTTATCCAGAAGAAGAAAATGTGATTGTAATTCAAAGAATGGTATCTGAAAGATTAAATCTCCATCCAGGAGATTTTATGACAATAGATATAGAAAATGTTGGAAAAAGGACTTTTAAAATAGTAGGAGTATTTGATGTTGGAACAGTAGTTGTTGCTGGACAAATAGGAATAATTGCTACAAATATTAAAACTGCTCAAAAAGTATTGGGAAGAGAAGGATATGTTTCATCAATTATAGTAAGAGTAAGTGATAGAAGCAAAGTAGATTATATAGAGAAAGTATTAAAAGAAATGTATCCTGGAGCTAGAATTACTAAACAAGAAGAAATATTAAAAAGAATAAATTCTATAATGGATATAATAAATGGAGTTTTACTTGCAATAGCTTCTATAAGTTTACTTGTTGCTGGATTAAGCATTATGAATACTATAATGATGGTTGTTAGAGAAAGAACAAGAGAAATAGGAACATTAAGAGCAATAGGAGCAAAAAGATGGCATGTATTAGCAATTTTCTTATCTGAAGCAGGAATATTAAGTCTTTTAGGAGGAATATTTGGTTGCATTCTTGGAATAATAGGAGTATACTTTATAAGAGAATTTATCCAACAATTAATTCGTATTCAATTACTAATTGTTATATCACCTACAATTTTAGCATATGGTATAATCATAGCAATTACAATAGGTTTACTTGCAGGCTTTCAACCTTCATGGAAAGGAGCAAATATTAGACCAATAGAGGCTCTTAGATATGAGTAG
- a CDS encoding PadR family transcriptional regulator, with product MSYTNAKIIKESLPKLEIQIHKGILTILCLLLLKRKTMYGYELTREVKNTTENIIIVREGTLYPILHRLEKRGLIESIWEKSSKGPPRRIYKLTNFGDQILKEVIRKYGRIFNKMIILAQKNYGKLWKGEK from the coding sequence ATGTCTTATACCAACGCTAAAATAATAAAGGAAAGCCTTCCAAAATTGGAAATTCAAATCCATAAAGGAATATTAACTATTCTTTGTTTATTATTATTAAAAAGGAAAACTATGTATGGATATGAATTAACACGTGAAGTAAAAAATACAACGGAAAATATAATAATAGTAAGAGAAGGGACACTTTATCCAATTCTTCATAGATTAGAGAAAAGAGGATTGATAGAAAGTATATGGGAAAAATCATCAAAAGGTCCTCCTAGAAGAATATATAAATTAACAAATTTTGGAGATCAAATTCTTAAAGAAGTTATTAGAAAATATGGAAGAATATTTAATAAAATGATTATCTTAGCTCAAAAAAATTATGGAAAATTATGGAAAGGTGAGAAATAA
- a CDS encoding tagaturonate epimerase family protein: MVEVKESIGPRYLGVVHHPAIGIRIPEVFLTGILKAFKKKNVAGGLMLSFGRETATEEVINAPPGKYEITKGHTGTSIKKYITMSAEAALREGLIIEIEADHIMIIGSSIKAVKRIAGIHEETKIDMEELKKSIEYAKNEIDEAISTNFVNSFTIDTCDLFNLDVHKWDNEKLKNEFEKNFSKNEKERLLNQYIGKNFKFNTAIGKEIVYKFNENEIMQFALKFNDSLKISKEIYDYIKGKMNKPFGFEIAFDETIEETKDKEMLFYLNEWKNLGAHVDYIAPNIGFKKRMDFRGDLKELKEKVSRLAAIAKNFGALLSIHSGSGTSPYSGKGPGTYKALLEATGGELKYKISGVYYELLMEILSSFPPKSEERKLYNKIFDEVYNYLNKQIIENGPLASPLLKKQIEKYKEEVKKGIRKKRDPRATFFRFYSYLALNFKDKNGKRYFRDKIVSLYNKNKKLHEIVDKEVEKLTLRLINGLNFTNNISKISFQ, from the coding sequence ATGGTGGAAGTAAAGGAAAGTATTGGGCCAAGATATTTAGGTGTAGTACATCATCCAGCAATTGGTATAAGAATTCCAGAAGTTTTCTTAACAGGAATATTAAAAGCATTTAAGAAGAAAAATGTTGCAGGAGGATTAATGCTTTCTTTTGGAAGAGAAACTGCTACAGAAGAAGTTATAAATGCTCCACCTGGGAAATATGAAATAACTAAAGGACATACTGGCACTTCTATTAAGAAATATATTACAATGAGTGCTGAAGCTGCTTTAAGAGAAGGATTGATTATTGAAATTGAAGCAGATCATATAATGATAATCGGTTCTTCTATTAAAGCAGTTAAGAGAATTGCTGGTATTCATGAAGAAACTAAAATTGATATGGAAGAATTGAAAAAATCAATTGAATATGCTAAAAATGAAATAGATGAAGCAATTTCAACAAATTTTGTAAATAGTTTTACAATAGATACTTGTGATTTATTTAATTTAGATGTACATAAGTGGGATAATGAAAAATTAAAGAATGAATTTGAAAAAAATTTTTCAAAGAATGAAAAGGAAAGATTATTAAATCAATATATTGGGAAAAATTTTAAATTTAATACAGCAATTGGTAAAGAAATAGTATATAAATTTAATGAAAATGAAATAATGCAATTTGCATTAAAATTTAATGATAGTTTGAAAATAAGTAAAGAAATATATGATTATATAAAAGGAAAAATGAATAAACCTTTTGGATTTGAAATTGCTTTTGATGAAACGATTGAAGAAACAAAAGATAAAGAAATGCTATTCTATTTAAATGAATGGAAAAATCTTGGAGCACACGTAGATTATATTGCACCAAATATAGGTTTTAAGAAAAGAATGGATTTTAGAGGAGATTTAAAGGAACTTAAAGAAAAAGTTTCTAGATTAGCAGCAATTGCTAAAAATTTTGGAGCTCTTTTATCTATACATTCTGGAAGTGGCACATCTCCATATAGTGGAAAAGGACCTGGAACATATAAAGCATTGCTTGAAGCAACAGGAGGAGAATTAAAATATAAAATTTCAGGAGTTTATTACGAATTACTTATGGAAATTCTTTCATCATTTCCACCTAAATCTGAAGAAAGGAAACTTTATAACAAAATATTTGATGAAGTATACAATTATCTTAACAAACAAATCATTGAAAATGGTCCTTTAGCTTCACCTTTATTAAAAAAACAAATTGAAAAATATAAAGAAGAAGTAAAAAAAGGTATTAGGAAAAAGAGAGATCCTAGAGCAACATTCTTTAGATTCTATTCTTATCTTGCATTAAATTTTAAAGATAAAAATGGAAAAAGGTATTTTAGAGATAAAATTGTTTCTCTATACAATAAAAATAAAAAGCTTCATGAGATAGTTGATAAAGAAGTTGAAAAGCTTACACTTAGATTGATTAATGGCTTAAATTTCACTAATAATATTTCTAAAATTTCTTTTCAATAA
- a CDS encoding ferritin family protein translates to MLSTIPINLNKIKKEDIDKEILRIGIIAELDAINLYEQLANMTENKNIKEILLDIAKEEKTHVGEFQALLVLKDKEQMKELEEGKKEVKELMEK, encoded by the coding sequence ATGTTATCAACAATACCCATAAATCTTAATAAAATAAAAAAGGAAGATATAGATAAAGAAATATTAAGAATTGGAATAATAGCTGAATTGGATGCTATAAATCTTTATGAACAATTAGCAAATATGACTGAAAATAAAAATATTAAGGAAATTCTTTTAGATATAGCAAAAGAAGAGAAAACTCATGTAGGAGAATTTCAAGCATTATTAGTATTAAAAGATAAAGAACAAATGAAAGAATTAGAAGAAGGAAAAAAAGAAGTTAAAGAATTAATGGAAAAATAA